From Providencia sp. R33, a single genomic window includes:
- a CDS encoding capsule assembly Wzi family protein — translation MKKFKLTKLAMLAVLGAMSAHSVAGGLVLPNDNLRSDLAWLSERNVIQISLSTWPLSQEEITRSLNNANITNSEQEAIIQRIKKNLDRKKNSVQLETHFASSHNSMPQGFAQSEKSDIRYTVSGNYSTDDVDLNLTANGERALRVENGSDYNLNGSYGGVKIWNQWVTFGEIPQWWGPGHDGSLIRTDAARPVTGFLLQRADQSPFETPWLSWIGPWQYQLTAGQIKQYAAVPETKLVGLRMTMNPTDFFELGGSRVIMWGGDGRPNSWSSFWDAVKGDDNTGDRYKDPGNQLAGLDFKLKLYPLIDLPVSLYGQVVGEDVNNFFPSQNAFMGGIEGYHTLWGQPLNWYIEGANTHSTWDKDNVMYRHFIYKDGYYQQGASLGHGMGGDGRMLTTKVEYTLDDDNRVSTRLVYAKVNKSNFDGNKLFPRSETIKGVDMGWWHNFDNDVSTDAKVWVSKTDYETRNDVGAAVTVNVPFKW, via the coding sequence ATGAAAAAATTCAAGCTTACCAAGCTGGCAATGCTTGCGGTATTAGGCGCAATGAGCGCACACAGTGTGGCAGGGGGATTAGTTCTACCCAATGATAACTTACGCAGTGATTTAGCATGGCTTTCAGAGCGTAATGTCATTCAGATTAGCTTATCCACTTGGCCACTCTCCCAAGAAGAAATTACACGTTCTTTGAATAATGCGAATATTACCAATAGCGAACAAGAAGCAATTATTCAACGCATTAAGAAAAATTTAGACCGCAAAAAGAACAGTGTTCAACTGGAAACGCACTTTGCTTCTAGCCACAACTCGATGCCACAAGGCTTCGCCCAAAGTGAAAAAAGTGACATCCGTTACACCGTTTCGGGTAACTACAGTACTGATGATGTGGACTTAAACCTCACTGCCAACGGCGAGCGCGCACTGCGTGTTGAAAACGGTTCAGACTACAACCTGAACGGTTCATACGGCGGCGTTAAAATTTGGAACCAGTGGGTGACCTTCGGTGAAATCCCACAATGGTGGGGCCCCGGCCATGACGGCAGCTTAATCCGTACCGATGCTGCCCGCCCTGTCACTGGTTTTTTACTGCAACGTGCAGACCAAAGCCCATTTGAAACCCCATGGTTGTCTTGGATTGGTCCTTGGCAATACCAGCTGACTGCTGGGCAGATTAAGCAATACGCTGCAGTACCTGAAACCAAACTGGTTGGCTTGCGCATGACGATGAACCCAACCGACTTCTTCGAACTGGGTGGTTCTCGTGTGATTATGTGGGGCGGAGATGGGCGACCAAATAGCTGGAGCTCGTTCTGGGATGCCGTTAAAGGCGATGATAATACAGGCGATCGCTATAAAGACCCAGGCAATCAACTTGCTGGTTTAGATTTTAAACTCAAGCTCTACCCATTAATTGACCTACCAGTTAGCCTTTATGGACAGGTGGTGGGTGAAGACGTGAATAACTTCTTCCCATCTCAAAATGCATTTATGGGGGGTATTGAAGGCTACCATACATTATGGGGTCAACCATTAAACTGGTATATTGAAGGTGCGAATACCCATAGCACATGGGATAAAGATAATGTCATGTACCGCCACTTTATTTATAAAGATGGTTACTACCAACAAGGTGCATCGTTAGGTCACGGTATGGGTGGTGATGGCCGTATGCTAACCACTAAAGTGGAATATACCCTTGATGACGATAACCGTGTTAGCACACGTTTAGTGTATGCCAAAGTCAATAAGTCTAACTTTGATGGTAATAAACTGTTCCCAAGGTCTGAGACAATTAAAGGCGTCGATATGGGTTGGTGGCATAACTTTGATAACGATG
- the cpxA gene encoding envelope stress sensor histidine kinase CpxA, translating into MINSLTARIFAIFWFTLALVLMLVLMVPKLDSRQITVLMESEQRQGEMLEQHIEAELAQAPMNDLLWWRRISNAIKKWAPPGQRLIIVTSEGRVIGAMPSEMQVIRNFIGQSDNADHPKKKKYGRAEILGPFSIRDGEDHYQLYLVRPASSPQSDFINLLFDRPFLLLIATMLISAPLLLWLSWSLARPARKLKMAADDVAKGNLRPHPELEAGPQEFLSAGNSFNQMISALDGMVSAQQRLISDISHELRTPLTRLQLATALLRRRHGESKELERIETETHRLDSMINDLLVLSRSQHKNEILRENIKADELWGDILDDASFEAEQMNKTLDITSNPGPWPLYCNPSAVGSAFENIVRNALRYSHTHIAVDFKEENNGILITVDDDGPGVSPADREHIFRPFYRTDEARDRETGGTGLGLAIVETAITQHKGWVKADDSPLGGLRLQIWLPEHGR; encoded by the coding sequence ATGATCAATAGCTTAACCGCAAGGATCTTTGCGATTTTTTGGTTTACCCTCGCACTAGTGCTGATGCTAGTGCTGATGGTGCCCAAGCTCGACTCTCGGCAAATCACCGTCCTAATGGAGAGTGAACAGCGCCAAGGGGAGATGCTTGAGCAACATATTGAAGCCGAACTCGCCCAAGCTCCCATGAATGACCTACTTTGGTGGCGTCGAATTTCGAACGCCATCAAAAAATGGGCGCCGCCGGGTCAGCGGCTAATTATCGTCACCAGTGAAGGCCGTGTTATTGGTGCGATGCCCAGTGAAATGCAGGTGATCCGTAACTTTATCGGTCAATCCGATAACGCCGATCACCCCAAAAAGAAAAAATATGGCCGCGCTGAAATTCTCGGGCCATTCTCTATTCGTGATGGCGAGGATCACTACCAACTCTATTTAGTGCGTCCAGCCAGCAGCCCACAATCTGACTTTATTAACCTATTGTTTGATAGGCCATTCCTGCTGTTAATTGCCACCATGTTAATCAGTGCCCCACTGTTATTATGGCTATCTTGGAGCTTGGCTCGACCCGCGCGAAAACTCAAAATGGCAGCGGATGATGTCGCCAAAGGGAATCTTCGTCCCCACCCTGAACTGGAAGCTGGGCCTCAAGAGTTTCTGTCCGCAGGGAACAGTTTCAACCAGATGATCAGCGCGCTTGATGGCATGGTCAGCGCACAACAGCGCTTAATCTCTGATATCTCACATGAATTACGTACCCCACTCACTCGCTTGCAACTGGCAACCGCCCTACTACGCCGTCGCCATGGTGAAAGTAAAGAGCTGGAGCGTATCGAAACCGAAACACATCGTTTAGATAGCATGATCAATGACTTGTTGGTGCTCTCGCGTAGCCAACATAAAAATGAAATCCTGCGTGAAAATATCAAAGCTGATGAACTTTGGGGGGATATCTTAGATGATGCTAGCTTCGAAGCGGAGCAGATGAACAAAACGCTCGATATCACCTCTAATCCGGGCCCTTGGCCGCTGTATTGCAACCCATCAGCGGTGGGAAGTGCGTTTGAAAATATCGTCCGTAATGCGCTACGTTATTCACACACGCATATCGCTGTTGATTTTAAAGAAGAAAACAACGGTATTCTGATCACTGTGGATGATGATGGCCCGGGTGTTAGCCCTGCTGACCGTGAACATATCTTCCGCCCATTCTACCGCACAGATGAAGCGCGAGACCGTGAAACAGGTGGTACAGGGTTAGGCTTAGCAATTGTTGAAACAGCGATTACGCAGCACAAAGGCTGGGTGAAAGCCGATGACAGCCCTCTGGGCGGGTTACGGTTACAGATCTGGTTACCTGAACACGGCCGTTAA